A single genomic interval of Koleobacter methoxysyntrophicus harbors:
- the gap gene encoding type I glyceraldehyde-3-phosphate dehydrogenase: protein MTIRVAINGFGRIGRNSFKAAIENYRDIEIIAINDLYDTETLAHLLKYDSVFGKFPGDVKGKEGALEVNGKEIRVTAEKDPVNLPWGELGVDVVIESTGVFRSREKAAKHIEAGAKKVIITAPAKGEDITIVLGVNEEKYDPEKHHIISNASCTTNCLAPVVKILNDKFGVEKGLMTTVHSYTNDQRILDLPHSDLRRARAAALSIIPTTTGAAKAVTLVLPELKGKLNGFALRVPTPTVSITDFVAVVKKNVTEEEINNAFKEAAEGDLKGILGYSDEPLVSMDYKGNSLSSIVDGLSTMVIDGNLVKVVSWYDNEWGYSCRVIDLVHYIAKKGI, encoded by the coding sequence ATGACTATCAGGGTTGCTATTAACGGATTTGGAAGAATTGGCAGAAACTCTTTTAAGGCTGCTATTGAAAATTATAGGGATATTGAAATCATTGCTATCAATGACCTTTATGATACCGAGACCCTTGCTCATCTTTTAAAATATGATTCCGTTTTCGGTAAGTTTCCTGGAGATGTGAAAGGCAAGGAAGGAGCCCTAGAAGTAAATGGTAAGGAAATAAGGGTTACGGCAGAAAAGGACCCTGTTAACCTCCCATGGGGCGAACTAGGTGTAGATGTAGTTATCGAGTCAACGGGTGTTTTCAGAAGTAGGGAAAAGGCTGCAAAACATATTGAAGCTGGTGCCAAAAAGGTTATTATAACAGCACCTGCCAAGGGTGAAGATATCACGATAGTTTTAGGTGTAAATGAAGAAAAATATGACCCCGAAAAACATCATATTATCTCCAATGCGTCCTGTACAACCAACTGCCTTGCACCGGTAGTTAAGATCCTTAATGACAAATTCGGGGTAGAAAAAGGGCTTATGACCACCGTTCATTCCTATACAAACGACCAGAGAATCCTAGACCTTCCTCACAGTGACCTCAGGAGAGCTAGGGCTGCAGCCCTTTCTATAATACCTACAACAACTGGTGCTGCTAAAGCCGTTACACTGGTACTCCCTGAGCTTAAAGGCAAATTAAACGGTTTTGCCCTTAGGGTGCCGACCCCTACTGTTTCTATTACCGATTTTGTTGCGGTAGTTAAAAAGAACGTTACGGAAGAAGAAATAAATAATGCCTTTAAGGAAGCAGCTGAAGGAGACCTAAAAGGAATACTGGGATATAGTGATGAACCTTTGGTTTCAATGGACTATAAAGGGAATTCCCTTTCATCCATAGTCGATGGCTTATCCACAATGGTAATTGATGGAAATTTAGTAAAGGTTGTTTCATGGTATGACAATGAATGGGGCTATTCATGCCGGGTAATAGACCTTGTCCATTATATTGCAAAAAAAGGTATATAA
- a CDS encoding sugar-binding transcriptional regulator, with the protein MDNISLLIRKIAPELVKIMEERYNILRELQFSKQPVGRRTLAVKINQKERLLRREAKFLEKQGLIVIKQSGMVLSEEGEGILDALEHFLSCLKGLDLIAREVERRFGYRRVLITPGDADVEDRVKMQMGRLAAEYLLEILKPGMVIAVTGGTTMAVIPECMKQMIPPLDVMVVPGRGALGERVEIQADTIAAKLAQKLGGDYRLLHIPENLGTEAMETITGVPSIKELLKTIKNADVLLHGIGRAEEMAGRRGFKERDIKLLKERGAVSETLGFYFNKKGQIVHSTTSIGLNLEDLKRIRHKITVAGGSSKGEAILSFSRNKYHDVLITDEGAVKTIMKIIKEDDLDEKKDH; encoded by the coding sequence ATGGACAATATTTCATTGCTCATTAGGAAAATAGCGCCGGAACTGGTAAAAATCATGGAAGAAAGATATAATATTCTAAGAGAGCTCCAGTTTTCAAAACAACCTGTGGGCAGGAGGACCCTTGCAGTTAAAATCAACCAAAAGGAACGTTTACTTAGAAGAGAGGCCAAATTCTTAGAAAAACAGGGGCTTATTGTTATTAAACAGTCGGGGATGGTTTTATCAGAAGAAGGAGAAGGTATTCTTGATGCCCTTGAGCATTTCCTATCTTGCCTGAAGGGTTTAGACTTGATTGCAAGAGAGGTTGAAAGGCGTTTTGGATACAGAAGGGTTCTGATAACCCCCGGGGACGCCGATGTGGAAGACCGGGTTAAGATGCAGATGGGCAGGCTGGCTGCAGAATATCTTTTGGAAATACTAAAACCCGGAATGGTAATAGCGGTAACGGGGGGCACCACAATGGCAGTCATACCTGAGTGCATGAAGCAAATGATCCCCCCCCTGGATGTTATGGTGGTCCCCGGACGTGGAGCCCTGGGAGAAAGGGTTGAGATCCAGGCCGATACAATAGCTGCTAAATTAGCCCAAAAACTGGGAGGGGATTATAGGCTTCTGCACATACCGGAAAATTTAGGGACGGAAGCTATGGAGACTATAACAGGGGTTCCCTCAATTAAGGAGTTATTGAAAACTATAAAGAATGCAGATGTACTGCTTCACGGAATAGGCAGAGCAGAAGAAATGGCCGGCAGAAGGGGGTTTAAAGAAAGGGATATTAAGCTTTTAAAAGAAAGGGGCGCAGTTTCAGAGACCCTTGGATTTTATTTTAATAAAAAAGGTCAAATTGTCCACTCTACTACAAGCATAGGCCTGAATCTTGAAGATTTAAAGAGAATAAGACACAAAATTACCGTAGCTGGTGGGTCCAGCAAAGGTGAAGCTATCTTGTCTTTTTCTCGGAATAAATATCACGATGTTCTTATAACAGATGAAGGGGCTGTGAAAACTATAATGAAAATTATTAAGGAGGATGATCTGGATGAGAAAAAAGACCATTGA
- a CDS encoding tyrosine-type recombinase/integrase, whose amino-acid sequence MAVFKRGKKWVASVYVGQGKRVWKSFSRQKEAQKFEREVLLQRDQGVNVLPEKKTFGEFLQEWLDLQKVKPKTLETYKKIAHKHLFPSLGSIPLSKLQPLTIEKYFAEKSYLATNSLIVHLTIIRKSLNDAVKWKLIPYNPANSVASIKRETTPKMDFDVCDVFVFLHKIKNSRYYVPAIIAMSMGLRLGEVLGLFWKDINIEKRYLAVNRTIQSVDGKIIFVSPKSKSSERTLIIPKFVVLELLKQKKKQAQNKLILGPAYEDHDLVFCKNNGKPYNPVTFSGNFSYHARKHNLANFSFHALRHINLTLLVGLDVNFKKISEWAGHTDTRMLDDVYTHVNIKMMEDIADKIDSFFSDLISRLQTR is encoded by the coding sequence TTGGCCGTATTCAAACGGGGTAAAAAATGGGTCGCAAGCGTATACGTCGGCCAGGGGAAAAGAGTATGGAAGAGTTTTTCGCGGCAAAAAGAAGCACAAAAATTTGAAAGAGAGGTTTTGTTGCAACGAGATCAAGGGGTAAATGTGTTACCTGAAAAGAAAACATTCGGAGAGTTTTTGCAAGAATGGCTCGATTTGCAAAAAGTTAAACCTAAAACACTTGAAACTTATAAAAAAATAGCTCATAAACATCTTTTTCCATCTCTGGGTTCTATACCGCTTTCAAAACTTCAGCCTCTCACAATTGAAAAATATTTTGCTGAAAAGAGCTATTTAGCAACAAACTCTCTGATTGTTCATCTCACGATTATCAGGAAAAGCCTAAACGATGCAGTCAAATGGAAATTAATTCCATACAATCCAGCAAATTCTGTCGCATCCATCAAGAGAGAAACTACTCCAAAAATGGATTTTGATGTCTGTGATGTATTCGTTTTTCTTCACAAAATAAAAAATTCAAGATATTATGTACCGGCTATAATTGCAATGAGCATGGGGCTTCGTTTGGGTGAAGTGTTGGGGCTTTTCTGGAAAGATATTAATATAGAAAAAAGATACCTCGCCGTTAACCGCACCATACAATCTGTTGACGGTAAAATTATTTTTGTGTCACCCAAAAGTAAATCTAGCGAACGTACATTAATTATCCCTAAATTCGTAGTTCTTGAATTATTAAAACAAAAAAAGAAGCAGGCTCAAAATAAATTGATATTGGGACCTGCGTACGAAGATCACGATCTCGTTTTCTGTAAAAATAACGGCAAACCGTATAATCCAGTTACTTTTTCAGGTAACTTTTCGTACCATGCCAGAAAACACAATCTTGCAAACTTTTCGTTTCACGCTTTGCGACATATTAATCTTACTTTGCTCGTTGGGTTGGATGTAAATTTTAAAAAAATATCGGAGTGGGCAGGCCACACAGATACCAGAATGCTGGATGACGTCTATACTCATGTCAACATAAAAATGATGGAGGATATTGCTGATAAAATAGATTCTTTTTTCTCCGATCTTATCTCTCGTTTGCAAACTCGTTAG
- the rpoN gene encoding RNA polymerase factor sigma-54, giving the protein MRMSYGLSLEQTQKLIMTPELRQAITILQLSSIELAEYIEQEILNNPVLEIKEEESEKDYQEKDLKTEEVEKGEIDWEEYFQDSSDLGYIRNYNEQDREEYSYENFVTKAPTLQEHLMFQLHLSLLPKRYEKIGEFLIGSLDKNGYLTCATKDIADILKVDVNEVEEVLGLIQTFDPPGVGARNLQECLLIQVYQKGIKNHNLELVITNYLNELAQARYTKIADSLNITLKEVQEIKDIIQSLEPKPGRNFQDSDIQYVIPDAVIEKVGDEYIVIINDTTAPRLTINNYYKELLSSESKESSISKFLTNRLESALWLIKSIEQRRMTLYKVVKSIVDVQREFFDKGVRYLKPLTLKDIADMIGVHESTVSRATNGKYVQTPRGVYELKFFFTSGIDNVSGNTTSSECVKRMLKDIIADEDPYNPYSDQKIADLFKQKGIVVSRRTIAKYRDELNIPPSTKRKRY; this is encoded by the coding sequence ATGAGGATGTCCTATGGGTTATCCCTTGAACAGACCCAAAAATTAATAATGACCCCTGAACTGCGCCAGGCTATTACCATCCTTCAATTATCATCAATAGAACTGGCAGAATATATTGAACAGGAAATTTTAAATAATCCTGTGCTGGAAATAAAAGAGGAAGAGAGTGAAAAGGATTATCAGGAAAAAGATTTAAAGACGGAAGAGGTAGAAAAAGGAGAAATAGATTGGGAGGAATATTTTCAGGACAGCAGTGATCTAGGATATATAAGAAATTATAATGAACAGGACAGGGAAGAATATTCATACGAAAACTTTGTAACAAAAGCACCTACCCTTCAGGAACATTTGATGTTTCAGCTTCATTTGAGTCTACTGCCAAAAAGATATGAAAAAATAGGGGAATTTTTAATAGGCAGCTTAGATAAAAATGGTTATCTCACATGTGCCACGAAGGACATTGCAGACATTTTAAAGGTTGATGTTAATGAAGTAGAGGAAGTGCTCGGATTGATTCAAACCTTCGATCCGCCGGGGGTCGGGGCAAGAAACCTTCAGGAATGTCTATTAATTCAGGTTTATCAAAAAGGAATCAAAAATCACAATCTTGAATTAGTGATAACGAATTATCTTAACGAACTGGCTCAGGCACGTTATACTAAAATTGCAGATTCTTTAAATATTACGTTAAAAGAGGTCCAGGAAATAAAAGATATTATACAGTCCCTTGAACCCAAACCGGGAAGAAACTTTCAGGATAGCGATATTCAATATGTAATACCGGATGCTGTTATAGAAAAGGTGGGAGATGAGTATATCGTTATCATAAATGATACAACTGCACCCAGGTTGACAATAAACAATTACTATAAAGAACTGCTTAGTTCAGAATCTAAAGAATCTTCTATCTCAAAATTTTTAACGAACAGACTCGAATCAGCTTTGTGGTTGATAAAGAGTATAGAACAGAGAAGGATGACCCTTTATAAAGTTGTAAAATCTATAGTGGATGTCCAAAGGGAATTCTTTGACAAAGGGGTCAGGTACCTTAAACCCCTCACTTTGAAAGATATTGCCGACATGATAGGGGTCCATGAATCAACGGTAAGCAGGGCTACCAATGGGAAATATGTTCAAACCCCGAGGGGGGTATATGAATTGAAATTTTTCTTTACAAGTGGTATAGATAATGTAAGCGGGAACACAACCTCTTCTGAATGTGTTAAAAGAATGCTTAAGGATATAATCGCTGATGAAGACCCCTATAATCCGTATAGTGATCAGAAAATAGCTGATTTATTCAAACAGAAAGGCATAGTAGTTTCCAGGAGGACCATAGCAAAATACCGGGATGAATTGAATATACCTCCTTCTACAAAGAGGAAGAGGTACTAG
- a CDS encoding helix-turn-helix domain-containing protein yields the protein MDEEYLPLAVYTVPEVAKILRIGRTKAYDLIKQGKIASIRVGRSIRIPRQALENFIKREGASNIGRIQTG from the coding sequence ATGGACGAAGAATACCTTCCTCTAGCGGTCTATACGGTGCCGGAAGTGGCGAAGATCCTGCGGATAGGCCGAACGAAGGCTTACGACCTGATCAAACAGGGCAAAATAGCATCTATACGCGTAGGGCGAAGCATCAGGATACCGCGCCAGGCCCTGGAGAATTTCATTAAAAGAGAGGGGGCTTCGAACATTGGCCGTATTCAAACGGGGTAA
- a CDS encoding transcription termination/antitermination NusG family protein: protein MIYAVQVKTGKEEQVCNAINQRLKMPEFAGIRRKINKIILPVFKRIKYTSKGQVVERNKIFPGYIMISVARLSPEVWHFIAGFKIEGVLKILDTKPVTKEEYRKNRQKFRTVVSFETWNRKERLREIKQKIREYREKKYGKVTVINISLRKFEKIQKKLRRVFGDLDFTKLSSSVLLQKMAFVL, encoded by the coding sequence ATGATTTACGCAGTTCAGGTAAAAACGGGGAAAGAAGAGCAGGTATGCAATGCAATTAACCAGCGTCTGAAAATGCCCGAGTTTGCGGGCATAAGGAGGAAGATCAACAAAATAATTCTGCCCGTCTTCAAAAGAATAAAATATACCTCCAAAGGACAAGTTGTTGAACGAAACAAAATCTTTCCCGGATACATAATGATTTCTGTCGCTCGCCTGTCGCCGGAGGTATGGCACTTCATAGCCGGCTTCAAAATCGAAGGAGTCCTGAAAATCCTTGACACTAAACCTGTTACAAAGGAAGAGTACAGAAAAAACCGCCAAAAGTTTCGGACTGTAGTATCGTTTGAGACGTGGAACAGAAAAGAAAGACTGCGCGAAATAAAGCAGAAGATAAGAGAATACAGAGAAAAGAAATACGGAAAGGTCACCGTAATTAATATATCTCTGCGCAAGTTCGAAAAAATACAAAAAAAACTAAGACGGGTATTCGGAGATCTTGATTTTACAAAACTCAGCTCAAGTGTTCTTCTTCAGAAGATGGCGTTTGTATTGTGA
- a CDS encoding ATP-binding protein has protein sequence MLVNEAKKHLSILLESESVPAVMLWSPPGIGKSSIVSQIASEKNWAVKDIRLLLVNPVDLRGVPVPDREKGRARWLSAGFLPHEDEDGTQGILFLDEITAAPPSVQAAAYQLVLDRRIGEYRLPQGWRVVCAGNRITDRGVAYVMPSPLANRMIHIEITCSLEDWKTWAWANNVHPTVIAFLNFRPDLLYKFPQTAQEFRGFPTPRSWEFVSKILKMYQSIDDAREVIGGAVGEGPAVEFCAFARVAENLPDIEDILEKGETPVVGSAPDVLYALSAALVRKITEKPNQKRAENFIKFIETLPVEFQALSVKDAMKSPKCIGVFSRLPAYSEWADKNKDIII, from the coding sequence ATGCTGGTCAATGAAGCCAAAAAACACCTATCCATTTTGCTGGAATCAGAATCCGTGCCGGCAGTAATGCTCTGGTCGCCGCCGGGTATCGGGAAATCGTCTATCGTTTCACAGATCGCCTCAGAAAAAAACTGGGCGGTCAAAGATATCCGCCTGCTGCTTGTGAACCCTGTGGACCTTCGGGGTGTTCCTGTCCCGGATAGAGAGAAAGGCCGTGCAAGATGGCTCAGCGCGGGATTCCTCCCGCATGAAGACGAGGACGGGACTCAGGGGATTCTGTTTCTTGACGAAATAACAGCCGCACCGCCGTCGGTCCAGGCCGCTGCGTACCAGCTCGTGCTTGACCGGCGGATCGGGGAGTACAGGCTGCCGCAGGGATGGCGCGTCGTATGCGCCGGAAACAGAATTACCGACAGGGGAGTAGCATACGTTATGCCCTCACCTCTGGCAAACAGAATGATCCATATCGAGATAACCTGTTCGCTGGAGGACTGGAAGACCTGGGCATGGGCTAACAATGTGCACCCGACGGTGATCGCATTTTTAAATTTCCGGCCGGACCTGCTTTATAAATTCCCGCAGACGGCTCAGGAGTTCCGGGGTTTTCCGACTCCCCGTTCCTGGGAGTTTGTGTCAAAGATTTTAAAAATGTACCAATCAATTGATGATGCAAGAGAAGTTATAGGGGGTGCGGTAGGAGAAGGTCCTGCGGTTGAGTTCTGTGCATTCGCCAGAGTAGCCGAAAACCTGCCGGACATTGAGGATATCCTCGAAAAAGGAGAAACACCCGTCGTTGGTTCGGCTCCCGATGTGCTGTATGCGCTTTCTGCAGCGCTGGTTCGGAAAATTACGGAGAAGCCGAACCAGAAAAGAGCCGAAAATTTCATTAAATTTATAGAAACTCTGCCCGTAGAATTTCAGGCTCTTTCTGTTAAGGATGCAATGAAATCTCCAAAATGTATTGGAGTATTCTCCAGGCTGCCTGCTTATTCGGAGTGGGCAGATAAAAACAAAGATATTATTATATAA
- a CDS encoding type II toxin-antitoxin system PemK/MazF family toxin → MVYKKGDVVVARFPYVEGTGAKPRPCLIVSSEKYFEKNHQVIALQITSRKRSKNLDAAKIEKWKEAGLDAPSVVRPKPVTLPADEISGKIGRIDPADLQRVMGKFIEVLNIY, encoded by the coding sequence TTGGTATACAAAAAAGGCGATGTGGTAGTCGCACGTTTCCCGTATGTAGAAGGAACCGGTGCAAAACCCAGGCCGTGTTTGATCGTTTCTTCGGAAAAATACTTCGAAAAGAATCACCAGGTTATAGCCCTGCAGATAACATCCAGGAAAAGGAGCAAAAACCTGGATGCAGCAAAGATCGAAAAATGGAAAGAAGCCGGGCTGGATGCGCCGAGCGTAGTTAGGCCAAAGCCCGTCACGCTCCCGGCAGATGAAATATCGGGGAAAATAGGAAGGATAGACCCTGCCGACCTGCAGCGGGTTATGGGCAAGTTTATCGAAGTGCTAAATATTTACTAA
- a CDS encoding DUF6744 family protein, which produces MKLENLAAVEKTEGADIIGYLFWYTVSDTKKTYEELENLFEKVELYKRFLPQRIRAVDAFRRAASLVDRKAVQDQNRDEKYNVLIRDISCDREFVQKKIVVEVVDEKGKQLWYYPNCADIFFDRATEEIEIDIYQYRQGVVDVAHELKAKYSELRIYYEGRHLREIVQNILREMAPVPVRPSGGVYFVPKKYEELLHKLTLLIRKFGGSSEAFMMPLINTADAKDMLRQKLMELLQKTLEELDQVSAEDKKYKINELIEKAKSIVKNTEDYRKLLAADVFMIDSMKQGIEEKIYSVQKMLKTA; this is translated from the coding sequence ATGAAACTCGAAAATCTTGCCGCCGTCGAAAAGACGGAAGGTGCGGATATAATCGGATACCTTTTCTGGTATACGGTGTCAGACACAAAAAAAACATATGAAGAACTTGAGAATTTATTCGAAAAGGTAGAACTCTATAAAAGATTTCTACCGCAGAGGATACGTGCGGTAGATGCTTTCAGGAGAGCTGCAAGCCTTGTGGACAGAAAAGCTGTCCAGGACCAGAACCGCGACGAAAAATATAACGTGCTCATAAGAGATATCAGTTGCGATAGAGAATTTGTACAGAAAAAGATAGTAGTTGAGGTTGTTGACGAAAAAGGAAAACAGCTCTGGTATTATCCGAATTGCGCCGATATCTTCTTCGATAGAGCTACCGAAGAAATTGAAATCGATATTTATCAGTACCGCCAGGGAGTAGTAGATGTTGCACACGAACTAAAAGCGAAATATAGTGAACTGCGTATTTATTACGAAGGACGGCACTTGCGGGAAATAGTGCAGAACATTCTTCGCGAAATGGCACCGGTTCCCGTAAGACCGTCGGGTGGCGTGTATTTCGTTCCTAAAAAATATGAAGAACTCCTGCACAAACTAACCCTGCTTATAAGAAAATTCGGCGGCAGTTCGGAGGCGTTTATGATGCCCCTTATCAATACCGCAGATGCAAAAGACATGCTCAGGCAGAAACTTATGGAGCTTCTTCAAAAAACCCTTGAAGAATTAGACCAGGTGTCTGCTGAAGATAAAAAATACAAAATCAACGAGTTAATAGAAAAAGCAAAAAGCATCGTAAAAAACACAGAAGATTACAGAAAACTCCTTGCTGCCGATGTGTTCATGATCGACTCAATGAAGCAGGGTATAGAAGAAAAAATCTATTCTGTCCAGAAGATGCTGAAAACTGCTTAA
- a CDS encoding JAB domain-containing protein — MHQISFVGPDKISRVEETRIAFSLRPVQRVLKNPEFCSLTELIAALFEKQGELRPQVKASKILEKGNIFTMPYEELIFGVGLSAPESARLIAALELSKRRKTTDIGSKKLTSPVAVYELLREEMAFLEQEKFCALYLNSKHKLIKTKTISVGTLNTAVISPREVYQQALRSNAAAVVAVHNHPSGDPTPSREDKDVTKRLAEAGKILNVSFLDHIIIGSSGFCSLKEEGVIE, encoded by the coding sequence ATGCATCAAATTTCCTTTGTTGGCCCTGATAAAATTTCAAGAGTAGAAGAAACAAGGATTGCTTTCAGCCTCAGGCCGGTGCAGAGAGTGCTTAAAAACCCTGAATTCTGTTCTCTTACGGAGCTGATTGCTGCCCTGTTTGAGAAGCAGGGGGAGCTGCGCCCCCAGGTAAAAGCCTCAAAAATTCTTGAGAAGGGTAATATCTTTACCATGCCATACGAAGAGCTTATCTTTGGCGTTGGGTTATCTGCACCGGAATCAGCAAGGCTTATCGCGGCCCTGGAGCTGTCGAAGAGACGAAAAACCACTGACATCGGGAGCAAAAAGTTAACCAGTCCAGTGGCCGTCTACGAACTGCTCCGGGAAGAAATGGCCTTTCTTGAACAAGAAAAGTTTTGTGCCCTTTACTTAAATTCAAAGCACAAGTTGATAAAAACAAAAACGATATCTGTCGGGACTTTAAACACTGCTGTTATTTCGCCTCGAGAAGTTTATCAGCAGGCGCTCCGGTCAAACGCTGCAGCGGTTGTAGCGGTTCACAACCATCCATCGGGAGATCCAACGCCGAGCAGGGAGGATAAAGACGTTACAAAAAGACTGGCTGAAGCAGGGAAAATTCTAAATGTAAGCTTCCTTGACCACATAATAATAGGATCAAGCGGCTTTTGTTCATTAAAAGAGGAGGGGGTAATAGAATGA
- a CDS encoding ImmA/IrrE family metallo-endopeptidase, producing the protein MSVVLHEKIQDVREELVFKTAVDMAGLFSEPPIDPLFFFGIYGLRVEDYDFIDSQNIEAVTIAHADGYITLVNPMFREKFPRRYRATLAHELGHIVLGHFSMFSGQEQPGDFPEDTKKILEREAWEFAGELLVPGFMLKREKTLDLKKLTDTFQVTKSTMEWRLQKNGLIFSDFPEENFWEK; encoded by the coding sequence ATGAGTGTCGTGCTGCACGAAAAAATACAGGATGTAAGAGAAGAACTTGTTTTCAAAACTGCCGTTGACATGGCCGGGCTTTTCAGCGAGCCGCCGATAGATCCGCTGTTTTTCTTCGGTATATACGGTTTGCGGGTTGAGGATTATGATTTTATCGATTCTCAGAACATAGAAGCTGTTACGATTGCTCATGCAGACGGTTATATAACCCTGGTTAACCCCATGTTCAGGGAAAAATTCCCCCGGAGATACAGAGCAACCCTTGCCCATGAACTCGGCCACATCGTTTTGGGGCACTTCTCAATGTTTTCGGGACAGGAGCAGCCGGGCGATTTTCCTGAAGATACAAAAAAAATTCTCGAACGCGAAGCGTGGGAATTTGCCGGCGAACTTCTTGTTCCGGGATTTATGCTGAAAAGAGAAAAAACGCTTGATCTGAAAAAACTAACCGATACTTTTCAGGTCACGAAAAGCACAATGGAATGGCGACTGCAGAAAAACGGTCTTATTTTTTCGGATTTTCCAGAAGAAAATTTCTGGGAAAAATAG
- a CDS encoding DUF2201 family putative metallopeptidase has product MKTLPDKTVVLQKAEKGLKWAMVRLLTECPFWGTLALFLPFVEGGTRTMATDGEKVYYSPEFVADILDMPAGKEKLLGVVAHELYHIALGHIWRRGNRDFELFNIAADFAVNLLVEKHFRLPEGALLDRRFEEKTAEEIYRILQQEMSERSPAPSPSPAAPEDSDISQNNSTGEENTGDQGIDNQNGSGARNEERQDSCSSQNKQGCGGNSGNKQEIPDGGIHSSQACPNTNAAQNNINSGNVPGSIIQRTIDDHSLWRRVSRDPAKMSELEKKWDDYLIRAAAADIEKKLQGTLPAGLYRKIQRLRNPKADWRTLLAAFISQSKIDYSFNPPDRRFINGAYGDIILPDFNDQTVRDIVIAIDTSGSVSKKEMEQYLGEINAIMTLFPLINGYLIACDAEVQGVWEIDSHTNLKNLKIKGCGGTDFRPVFKEIEKRNLLPSALIYLTDGYGTFPENPPWYPVVWVLVGKTRPEAPWGQTVEFEI; this is encoded by the coding sequence GTGAAAACCTTGCCGGATAAAACTGTAGTTTTGCAGAAAGCCGAAAAGGGTTTAAAGTGGGCAATGGTCCGCCTTTTAACGGAATGTCCGTTTTGGGGCACCCTTGCCCTTTTTCTGCCTTTTGTTGAAGGGGGAACCCGCACTATGGCTACCGACGGTGAGAAAGTTTATTACTCACCGGAGTTTGTAGCTGATATTCTCGATATGCCTGCAGGCAAAGAAAAACTCCTGGGCGTTGTGGCTCATGAGCTGTACCATATTGCCCTCGGGCATATCTGGCGGCGGGGAAACAGGGATTTCGAACTGTTTAATATCGCTGCAGATTTTGCAGTTAACCTGCTGGTCGAAAAGCACTTCCGTTTGCCGGAAGGCGCACTTTTAGACAGGAGGTTTGAAGAAAAAACTGCCGAGGAAATATACCGCATACTTCAACAGGAGATGTCCGAACGTTCTCCAGCACCGTCTCCGTCACCAGCGGCTCCTGAAGACAGCGACATCTCTCAAAACAACAGCACGGGGGAAGAAAACACCGGCGATCAAGGGATAGATAATCAGAACGGCAGCGGTGCCCGGAATGAAGAAAGACAGGACAGCTGCAGCAGCCAGAACAAACAGGGCTGCGGCGGTAACAGCGGGAACAAACAAGAAATCCCGGACGGCGGTATTCACAGCAGCCAGGCATGCCCGAATACAAATGCCGCTCAAAACAATATCAATTCCGGAAACGTCCCGGGAAGCATCATTCAGAGAACAATAGATGATCATTCCCTCTGGCGCAGGGTGTCCAGAGACCCCGCAAAAATGAGCGAACTCGAAAAAAAATGGGATGATTACCTTATCCGGGCGGCGGCGGCCGATATAGAGAAAAAGCTGCAGGGTACCCTGCCCGCTGGTCTTTACCGGAAAATCCAGAGGCTAAGGAACCCGAAAGCGGACTGGCGGACGCTGCTTGCGGCGTTTATATCACAGTCGAAAATTGACTATTCGTTCAATCCTCCGGACAGAAGATTCATAAATGGTGCTTACGGTGATATTATTCTGCCGGACTTTAATGATCAAACTGTCCGGGACATTGTCATCGCAATAGACACATCAGGTTCTGTCTCAAAAAAAGAGATGGAACAGTATTTAGGAGAAATAAACGCAATCATGACCCTGTTTCCTTTGATCAACGGGTATCTTATAGCCTGTGATGCTGAAGTTCAGGGTGTATGGGAGATAGATTCCCATACAAACCTAAAAAACCTTAAAATAAAAGGATGTGGCGGAACGGATTTCCGGCCGGTTTTTAAAGAAATAGAGAAACGCAACTTGCTGCCGTCTGCTCTTATATACCTGACCGATGGATACGGAACATTTCCCGAAAATCCTCCGTGGTACCCGGTCGTGTGGGTGCTGGTGGGGAAGACGAGACCTGAAGCTCCCTGGGGGCAGACGGTGGAATTCGAAATCTAA